A stretch of Triticum aestivum cultivar Chinese Spring chromosome 1D, IWGSC CS RefSeq v2.1, whole genome shotgun sequence DNA encodes these proteins:
- the LOC123183148 gene encoding uncharacterized protein, with the protein MASPASTSAPVSLSLPLRPSPCRLLPAAFSRPSPRRLALAPARPAAALLSSPSPSQAQHEDDEEEEEEEEEEYGEDEELVEEDELVEVGYVSGAHGVRGDVLVSPRTDFPELRFATPGKRWLRARAAGKMQVRELELLRGKAHTGKKGWIVRFDGVDSLDEARQIVGSAVLVKTEDRPELEEDEIYSLDLVGMSVIVKDTGKLVGTVAQVFNFGGGDLLQVMVGSAENAVQTDSENQDSTPSRQHVWIPFAEDIVPDIDMESREMWITPPKGLLEVNTRPEKSKKERRAMDWKEKKKLQRRITAAKKVLHEMEQGHILEGLLSGDKLEKASLAEQIASIDFQLFKHAMHSVSKQVDSMSKNVLANSSSRKNVMRIPRETLMNHGEKGKNVFSTEFSKGREILQKSKAAIVLVTNGSDSDIVDAEFQRLLNSFSELMKVEENHISPPFVIISPDNHVDSVRNYLVENDYFGFDTQKVWVLEEMKLPVVSLSSELESKKILLKSPWEILQRPAGTGAIFSSLSSNKILESFNAMGIEYVQICSLSNELVLGHPLLFGAASSRSVDVGVKLRKTSGKTEDGFDLILSIDHLNKMCRDVAKARFSAHPEQHEHVEHVDGQWVTVQPEAANSHRLSTDVTSVLDSCSPDKLCVMEIVE; encoded by the exons ATGGCGTCTCCGGCCTCCACCTCCGCGccggtctccctctccctcccgctccGCCCTTCCCCGTGCCGCCTCCTCCCCGCGGCCTTCTCCCGCccctctccccgccgcctcgccctcgcgccggcccgccccgccgccgcgctgctCTCCAGCCCCAGCCCCAGCCAGGCGCAGcacgaagacgacgaggaggaggaggaagaagaagaagaggagtacGGGGAAGATGAGGAGCTCGTGGAGGAGGATGAGTTGGTGGAGGTGGGGTACGTGAGCGGCGCGCACGGGGTGCGCGGCGACGTCCTCGTCTCGCCCCGCACCGACTTCCCCGAGCTCCGCTTCGCCACG CCGGGGAAGAGGTGGCTGAGGGCTCGCGCCGCCGGGAAGATGCAGGTCAGGGAGCTCGAGCTCCTTCGGGGAAAAGCCCACACGGGGAAGAAGGGCTGGATCGTGCGCTTCGACGGCGTCGACTCCTTGGACGAG GCCAGGCAGATAGTTGGGTCGGCTGTTCTCGTGAAGACCGAGGATAGGCCGGAACTGGAGGAGGATGAGATCTATTCGCTCGATCTTGTTGGCATGAGTGTTATTGTCAAG GATACAGGCAAGCTTGTAGGCACTGTTGCACAGGTCTTCAATTTTGGAGGTGGTGATCTTCTCCAGGTTATGGTTGGCTCTGCTGAGAATGCTGTGCAGACTGATTCAGAAAATCAGGATTCAACTCCATCCCGTCAGCACGTGTGGATTCCATTTGCTGAAGATATTGTGCCTGATATTGATATGGAGAGTAGAGAGATGTGGATTACACCACCAAAGGGTCTTCTTGAGGTCAACACACGTCCTGAGAAATCAAAGAAAGAAAGGCGTGCGATG GATTGGAAGGAAAAGAAGAAACTACAGCGTCGCATAACTGCAGCAAAGAAGGTACTACATGAAATGGAACAGGGTCATATTCTGGAAGGGTTGCTATCAGGGGACAAGCTTGAAAAGGCTTCACTTGCTGAACAAATTGCGAGCATTGACTTTCAATTGTTCAAACATGCAATGCATAGTGTCAGCAAGCAGGTTGACAG TATGTCAAAGAATGTTCTAGCCAACTCCTCATCAAGAAAAAATGTGATGAGGATACCTCGCGAGACCCTCATGAACCATGGAGAGAAAGGGAAGAATGTTTTCAGTACTGAATTTAGCAAAGGTCGTGAAATCCTTCAGAAGTCAAAAGCAGCAATCGTACTTGTTACAAATGGCTCTGACTCTGATATTGTGGATGCTGAGTTTCAGAGATTGCTTAACTCTTTTAGTGAGTTGATGAAG GTCGAAGAAAATCATATATCTCCCCCTTTCGTTATTATTTCTCCTGACAATCATGTGGATTCAGTTCGGAACTACTTGGTAGAGAACGACTATTTTGGTTTTGACACTCAGAAG GTATGGGTCCTTGAAGAGATGAAACTGCCAGTTGTCAGTCTGTCCTCTGAGCTAGAGAGCAAAAAAATTCTGCTGAAGTCCCCGTGGGAGATACTTCAAAGGCCAGCTGGAACTGGGGCGATTTTCAGCTCACTATCATCGAATAAAATTTTGGAATCGTTCAATGCAATGGGCATAGAGTATGTACAG ATATGCAGCCTCTCCAATGAACTAGTCCTCGGCCATCCTCTGCTCTTCGGTGCTGCAAGTTCGCGCAGCGTGGATGTCGGTGTCAAGCTCCGCAAGACCAGCGGCAAGACGGAAGATGGTTTCGATTTGATCCTTTCCATCGACCACTTGAACAAGATGTGCCGAGACGTCGCCAAGGCCAGGTTCTCTGCCCACCCCGAGCAGCATGAACACGTCGAGCATGTCGACGGCCAGTGGGTCACCGTCCAGCCGGAGGCGGCGAACTCTCACCGGTTGAGTACCGATGTTACAAGCGTTCTGGACTCTTGCTCTCCTGACAAGCTGTGCGTCATGGAGATTGTTGAGTAG
- the LOC123183150 gene encoding uncharacterized protein isoform X1: protein MAAPPLRPEAEEGSKGAEVCLFDQSQEDFSRAVRAISELATGDPQPGFPDAEAERLASSVTFLREWRHFSYEPKGVSFVYGAGSASSGDDTPEITLPQFSSASFPQCESMQVTHLEDGRDKNTDSSDFILFAGGSVWSLDWCPKLCDKPCSRVNCEYLAVAAHPPGSSYHKLGMPLIGRGIIQVWCLVAPFEEADPHQSMIAYSKSNRRGRPRKIPDENNSIESSSVPRKPIGRPRKIKLTTTDDSTEPCLKKPRGRPRKIEPATTDDHEEPSMKKPRGRPRKIEPATTDDHEEPSMKKPRGRPRKIKPATADDYAEPSLRKPRGRPRKLEPATADDYAEPSLRKPRGRPRKIKPATTADHAEPSLKKPRGRPRKTKCNVHLNAASLALSLCNANYKEESSAQHRKKPVSTECSSSTTFSGKEQNNQPTPKPSDNVLSVEKCKKELLVYTRRRVRPPAKKSAPNETCSLALSGDVQKMETSYTSIMPNNHLSSVENPKLLGSSMSEDMANEAGLVGCKSTVVNREVMEMNDGEAANQVVHAPFEDSARMIVEVENTEVVQIKKSSQNDNIITCAENPNLSAIPKGIHLPRAVLCLAHNGKVAWDIKWKPPLPNQSEQKSRLGFLAVLLGNGSLEVWEVPSPSIIQKIYSSSLMKGTDPRFLKLRPVFRCAKVKCGNIQSIPLTVDWSPSPHDMILAGCHDGTVALWKFSTDLPAQDSKPFMCVTAESVPIRALSWAPYVSEEKTNTFVTAGEDGLKFWDLRDPYRPLWELTTAPRAVLSLHWLKDARGIVISLEDGTLKFLSLPTIANDVPVTGRPFAGTKTQGIHTYQLSEYLIWDVHVSEITGQAAYCVVDGTAVRFQLTKRFWEKKPGRNRVPYFLCGSLAEEGTVIKIGGTLQSSPLSNVPLVTKKGPESCQDVDQTDDMWKEELRTLTNSEHVDPELRDGELDEGRETSALVLADALMQESDGMHNGPVDENAKYDFEVFPPKAVALHRLRWNTNRGSERWLCYGGAAGIIRCQRI from the exons atggccgcgccgccgCTCCGGCCGGAGGCGGAAGAGGGCAGCAAGGGCGCCGAGGTCTGCCTGTTCGACCAGTCGCAGGAGGATTTCTCCAGGGCGGTACGCGCCATCTCGGAGCTCGCCACCGGCGACCCCCAGCCGGGGTTCCCCGACGCCGAAGCAGAAAGGCTCGCCTCCTCAGTAACGTTCCTCAG AGAATGGAGGCATTTCTCTTATGAGCCAAAAGGTGTTAGTTTTGTTTACGGCGCTGGATCAGCTTCATCCGGAGATGACACACCTGAGATAACCTTACCACAGTTCTCATCTGCATCTTTTCCTCAG TGTGAATCAATGCAGGTCACACACTTGGAAGATGGGAGGGATAAGAATACAGACAG TTCTGATTTCATTTTGTTCGCTGGGGGAAGTGTTTGGTCGCTGGACTGGTGCCCAAAGTTGTGCGACAAGCCTTGTTCTCGTGTAAATTGTGAG TATCTTGCTGTTGCTGCTCATCCTCCTGGTTCTTCTTACCATAAGCTTGGTATGCCATTGATTGGCAGAGGTATCATTCAAGTTTGGTGTCTCGTAGCACCCTTTGAAGAGGCAGATCCTCATCAGTCAATGATTGCGTACAGTAAGAGCAATCGTAGAGGAAGGCCTAGAAAAATACCAGACGAGAATAACTCCATTGAGAGTTCATCAGTTCCTCGAAAACCGATAGGGAGACCAAGAAAGATAAAACTGACAACCACTGATGATTCCACAGAACCATGTCTGAAAAAACCAAGGGGCAGACCAAGAAAGATAGAACCAGCAACTACTGATGATCACGAAGAACCAAGTATGAAAAAACCAAGGGGGAGACCAAGAAAGATAGAACCAGCAACTACTGATGATCACGAAGAACCAAGTATGAAAAAACCAAGGGGGAGACCAAGAAAGATAAAACCTGCAACTGCTGATGATTATGCAGAACCAAGTCTGAGAAAACCAAGGGGTAGACCAAGAAAGTTAGAGCCTGCAACTGCTGATGATTACGCAGAACCAAGTCTGAGAAAACCAAGGGGGAGACCAAGAAAGATAAAACCTGCAACTACTGCTGATCATGCAGAACCAAGTCTGAAAAAACCAAGGGGCAGACCAAGGAAAACCAAGTGCAATGTCCATTTGAATGCTGCATCATTAGCACTTAGCTTGTGCAATGCAAATTACAAGGAAGAATCAAGTGCCCAACATAGAAAGAAGCCTGTTTCAACAGAGTGCAGTTCTTCAACCACATTCAGTGGCAAAGAACAAAACAATCAGCCAACTCCCAAACCAAGTGACAATGTGCTCTCAGTTGAAAAGTGCAAGAAAGAATTACTTGTCTACACCAGAAGGCGTGTACGACCTCCTGCAAAGAAATCTGCTCCGAATGAGACTTGCTCACTGGCTCTTAGTGGTGACGTACAGAAGATGGAGACATCCTACACATCCATCATGCCAAATAATCATTTGTCTTCTGTTGAGAATCCCAAACTATTGGGTTCATCTATGAGTGAAGACATGGCTAATGAGGCTGGTTTGGTGGGATGTAAGAGCACAGTTGTTAACCGTGAGGTCATGGAAATGAATGATGGTGAGGCTGCCAATCAAGTTGTCCATGCTCCTTTTGAAGATAGTGCCCGGATGATAGTTGAAGTGGAAAATACAGAAGTAGTTCAAATAAAAAAATCAAGTCAAAATGATAATATAATTACTTGTGCAGAAAACCCAAACCTTTCTGCAATCCCCAAGGGCATTCATCTACCAAGGGCCGTCTTGTGTTTAGCTCATAACGGAAAAGTTGCTTGGGACATCAAATGGAAGCCTCCTTTACCAAATCAGTCAGAACAGAAATCACGTTTGGGTTTTCTTGCAGTACTGTTGGGAAATGGCTCACTGGAAGT ATGGGAAGTTCCATCTCCAAGCATAATCCAGAAGATATATTCATCTTCTTTAATGAAGGGTACCGACCCTCGCTTTCTAAAGCTGCGGCCTGTATTTAGGTGTGCTAAAGTGAAGTGCGGGAACATACAGAG CATTCCCTTGACAGTTGATTGGTCGCCTTCTCCTCATGATATGATACTGGCAGGATGTCATGATGGAACG GTTGCTTTATGGAAGTTCTCTACAGACTTGCCAGCACAAG ATTCAAAACCTTTTATGTGTGTCACTGCTGAATCTGTTCCCATCAGAGCCCTCTCGTGGGCACCATATGTAAG TGAGGAAAAGACAAACACCTTTGTCACTGCTGGAGAGGATGGCCTAAAATTCTGGGATTTAAG AGATCCATACCGTCCTCTGTGGGAACTAACTACTGCCCCAAGGGCTGTTTTAAGTCTTCATTGGTTAAAGGATGCAAG AGGTATTGTCATCTCATTGGAAGATGGTACATTGAAGTTCCTCAGCTTACCTACAATAGCCAATGATGTACCTGTCACCGGAAGGCCATTCGCTGGGACTAAAACTCAGGGCATTCATACTTATCAATTATCAGAATATTTGATATGGGACGTCCATGTCTCAGAAATTACAG GTCAAGCAGCTTATTGCGTGGTAGATGGTACTGCTGTGCGCTTCCAG CTTACTAAGAGATTCTGGGAGAAGAAACCTGGGAGGAACCGTGTACCTTATTTCCTCTGTGGTTCACTGGCAGAGGAGGGGACAGTCATTAAGATTGGTGGCACATTGCAAAGCTCTCCTTTATCGAATGTTCCTCTGGTCACGAAAAAGGGTCCAGAATCATGCCAAGATGTAGATCAAACGGACGACATGTGGAAAGAGGAACTACGGACTCTCACTAACTCAG AGCATGTAGATCCAGAACTCAGAGATGGTGAACTAGATGAAGGCCGAGAAACTAGTGCTCTAGTTTTAGCTGATGCTCTAATGCAAGAGAGTGATGGCATGCACAACGGCCCAGTTGATGAAAATGCTAAATACGACTTCGAGGTCTTCCCTCCCAAAGCTGTAGCGCTGCATCGGTTGAGATGGAACACAAATAGAGGCAGCGAGAGATGGTTATGCTATGGAGGCGCCGCAGGCATTATTCGTTGTCAGAGGATCTAA
- the LOC123183150 gene encoding uncharacterized protein isoform X2: MAAPPLRPEAEEGSKGAEVCLFDQSQEDFSRAVRAISELATGDPQPGFPDAEAERLASSVTFLREWRHFSYEPKGVSFVYGAGSASSGDDTPEITLPQFSSASFPQVTHLEDGRDKNTDSSDFILFAGGSVWSLDWCPKLCDKPCSRVNCEYLAVAAHPPGSSYHKLGMPLIGRGIIQVWCLVAPFEEADPHQSMIAYSKSNRRGRPRKIPDENNSIESSSVPRKPIGRPRKIKLTTTDDSTEPCLKKPRGRPRKIEPATTDDHEEPSMKKPRGRPRKIEPATTDDHEEPSMKKPRGRPRKIKPATADDYAEPSLRKPRGRPRKLEPATADDYAEPSLRKPRGRPRKIKPATTADHAEPSLKKPRGRPRKTKCNVHLNAASLALSLCNANYKEESSAQHRKKPVSTECSSSTTFSGKEQNNQPTPKPSDNVLSVEKCKKELLVYTRRRVRPPAKKSAPNETCSLALSGDVQKMETSYTSIMPNNHLSSVENPKLLGSSMSEDMANEAGLVGCKSTVVNREVMEMNDGEAANQVVHAPFEDSARMIVEVENTEVVQIKKSSQNDNIITCAENPNLSAIPKGIHLPRAVLCLAHNGKVAWDIKWKPPLPNQSEQKSRLGFLAVLLGNGSLEVWEVPSPSIIQKIYSSSLMKGTDPRFLKLRPVFRCAKVKCGNIQSIPLTVDWSPSPHDMILAGCHDGTVALWKFSTDLPAQDSKPFMCVTAESVPIRALSWAPYVSEEKTNTFVTAGEDGLKFWDLRDPYRPLWELTTAPRAVLSLHWLKDARGIVISLEDGTLKFLSLPTIANDVPVTGRPFAGTKTQGIHTYQLSEYLIWDVHVSEITGQAAYCVVDGTAVRFQLTKRFWEKKPGRNRVPYFLCGSLAEEGTVIKIGGTLQSSPLSNVPLVTKKGPESCQDVDQTDDMWKEELRTLTNSEHVDPELRDGELDEGRETSALVLADALMQESDGMHNGPVDENAKYDFEVFPPKAVALHRLRWNTNRGSERWLCYGGAAGIIRCQRI, translated from the exons atggccgcgccgccgCTCCGGCCGGAGGCGGAAGAGGGCAGCAAGGGCGCCGAGGTCTGCCTGTTCGACCAGTCGCAGGAGGATTTCTCCAGGGCGGTACGCGCCATCTCGGAGCTCGCCACCGGCGACCCCCAGCCGGGGTTCCCCGACGCCGAAGCAGAAAGGCTCGCCTCCTCAGTAACGTTCCTCAG AGAATGGAGGCATTTCTCTTATGAGCCAAAAGGTGTTAGTTTTGTTTACGGCGCTGGATCAGCTTCATCCGGAGATGACACACCTGAGATAACCTTACCACAGTTCTCATCTGCATCTTTTCCTCAG GTCACACACTTGGAAGATGGGAGGGATAAGAATACAGACAG TTCTGATTTCATTTTGTTCGCTGGGGGAAGTGTTTGGTCGCTGGACTGGTGCCCAAAGTTGTGCGACAAGCCTTGTTCTCGTGTAAATTGTGAG TATCTTGCTGTTGCTGCTCATCCTCCTGGTTCTTCTTACCATAAGCTTGGTATGCCATTGATTGGCAGAGGTATCATTCAAGTTTGGTGTCTCGTAGCACCCTTTGAAGAGGCAGATCCTCATCAGTCAATGATTGCGTACAGTAAGAGCAATCGTAGAGGAAGGCCTAGAAAAATACCAGACGAGAATAACTCCATTGAGAGTTCATCAGTTCCTCGAAAACCGATAGGGAGACCAAGAAAGATAAAACTGACAACCACTGATGATTCCACAGAACCATGTCTGAAAAAACCAAGGGGCAGACCAAGAAAGATAGAACCAGCAACTACTGATGATCACGAAGAACCAAGTATGAAAAAACCAAGGGGGAGACCAAGAAAGATAGAACCAGCAACTACTGATGATCACGAAGAACCAAGTATGAAAAAACCAAGGGGGAGACCAAGAAAGATAAAACCTGCAACTGCTGATGATTATGCAGAACCAAGTCTGAGAAAACCAAGGGGTAGACCAAGAAAGTTAGAGCCTGCAACTGCTGATGATTACGCAGAACCAAGTCTGAGAAAACCAAGGGGGAGACCAAGAAAGATAAAACCTGCAACTACTGCTGATCATGCAGAACCAAGTCTGAAAAAACCAAGGGGCAGACCAAGGAAAACCAAGTGCAATGTCCATTTGAATGCTGCATCATTAGCACTTAGCTTGTGCAATGCAAATTACAAGGAAGAATCAAGTGCCCAACATAGAAAGAAGCCTGTTTCAACAGAGTGCAGTTCTTCAACCACATTCAGTGGCAAAGAACAAAACAATCAGCCAACTCCCAAACCAAGTGACAATGTGCTCTCAGTTGAAAAGTGCAAGAAAGAATTACTTGTCTACACCAGAAGGCGTGTACGACCTCCTGCAAAGAAATCTGCTCCGAATGAGACTTGCTCACTGGCTCTTAGTGGTGACGTACAGAAGATGGAGACATCCTACACATCCATCATGCCAAATAATCATTTGTCTTCTGTTGAGAATCCCAAACTATTGGGTTCATCTATGAGTGAAGACATGGCTAATGAGGCTGGTTTGGTGGGATGTAAGAGCACAGTTGTTAACCGTGAGGTCATGGAAATGAATGATGGTGAGGCTGCCAATCAAGTTGTCCATGCTCCTTTTGAAGATAGTGCCCGGATGATAGTTGAAGTGGAAAATACAGAAGTAGTTCAAATAAAAAAATCAAGTCAAAATGATAATATAATTACTTGTGCAGAAAACCCAAACCTTTCTGCAATCCCCAAGGGCATTCATCTACCAAGGGCCGTCTTGTGTTTAGCTCATAACGGAAAAGTTGCTTGGGACATCAAATGGAAGCCTCCTTTACCAAATCAGTCAGAACAGAAATCACGTTTGGGTTTTCTTGCAGTACTGTTGGGAAATGGCTCACTGGAAGT ATGGGAAGTTCCATCTCCAAGCATAATCCAGAAGATATATTCATCTTCTTTAATGAAGGGTACCGACCCTCGCTTTCTAAAGCTGCGGCCTGTATTTAGGTGTGCTAAAGTGAAGTGCGGGAACATACAGAG CATTCCCTTGACAGTTGATTGGTCGCCTTCTCCTCATGATATGATACTGGCAGGATGTCATGATGGAACG GTTGCTTTATGGAAGTTCTCTACAGACTTGCCAGCACAAG ATTCAAAACCTTTTATGTGTGTCACTGCTGAATCTGTTCCCATCAGAGCCCTCTCGTGGGCACCATATGTAAG TGAGGAAAAGACAAACACCTTTGTCACTGCTGGAGAGGATGGCCTAAAATTCTGGGATTTAAG AGATCCATACCGTCCTCTGTGGGAACTAACTACTGCCCCAAGGGCTGTTTTAAGTCTTCATTGGTTAAAGGATGCAAG AGGTATTGTCATCTCATTGGAAGATGGTACATTGAAGTTCCTCAGCTTACCTACAATAGCCAATGATGTACCTGTCACCGGAAGGCCATTCGCTGGGACTAAAACTCAGGGCATTCATACTTATCAATTATCAGAATATTTGATATGGGACGTCCATGTCTCAGAAATTACAG GTCAAGCAGCTTATTGCGTGGTAGATGGTACTGCTGTGCGCTTCCAG CTTACTAAGAGATTCTGGGAGAAGAAACCTGGGAGGAACCGTGTACCTTATTTCCTCTGTGGTTCACTGGCAGAGGAGGGGACAGTCATTAAGATTGGTGGCACATTGCAAAGCTCTCCTTTATCGAATGTTCCTCTGGTCACGAAAAAGGGTCCAGAATCATGCCAAGATGTAGATCAAACGGACGACATGTGGAAAGAGGAACTACGGACTCTCACTAACTCAG AGCATGTAGATCCAGAACTCAGAGATGGTGAACTAGATGAAGGCCGAGAAACTAGTGCTCTAGTTTTAGCTGATGCTCTAATGCAAGAGAGTGATGGCATGCACAACGGCCCAGTTGATGAAAATGCTAAATACGACTTCGAGGTCTTCCCTCCCAAAGCTGTAGCGCTGCATCGGTTGAGATGGAACACAAATAGAGGCAGCGAGAGATGGTTATGCTATGGAGGCGCCGCAGGCATTATTCGTTGTCAGAGGATCTAA